The Streptomyces sp. Je 1-332 genome has a window encoding:
- the galU gene encoding UTP--glucose-1-phosphate uridylyltransferase GalU — translation MTESHPPRISKAVIPAAGLGTRFLPATKATPKEMLPVVDKPAIQYVVEEAASAGLDDVLMITGRNKRPLEDHFDRNYELESALLKKGDEARLAKVQESSDLATMHYVRQGDPKGLGHAVLCAAPHVGNEPFAVLLGDDLIDPRDPLLARMVEVQERHGGSVIALMEVAPEQIHLYGCAAVKPTDDSDVVEITGLVEKPDAADAPSNYAIIGRYVLDPHVFDILRKTEPGRGGEIQLTDALQQLAAQYQSAADAAGKVGGPVHGVVFKGRRYDTGDRGDYLRAIVRLACEREDLGPDFQAWLRSYVSEEM, via the coding sequence ATGACTGAGTCTCACCCCCCGCGGATCAGCAAGGCTGTCATCCCCGCAGCAGGTCTCGGCACCCGGTTCCTGCCGGCCACCAAGGCCACTCCCAAGGAGATGCTGCCGGTCGTCGACAAGCCGGCGATCCAGTACGTGGTCGAGGAGGCCGCCTCCGCCGGCCTCGACGACGTCCTCATGATCACGGGCCGCAACAAGCGCCCCCTCGAGGACCACTTCGACCGCAACTACGAACTGGAGTCGGCCCTTCTGAAGAAGGGCGACGAGGCGAGGCTCGCGAAGGTCCAGGAGTCCAGCGACCTCGCGACCATGCACTACGTACGCCAGGGCGACCCCAAGGGACTCGGTCACGCCGTCCTGTGCGCCGCCCCGCACGTCGGCAACGAACCGTTCGCCGTGCTCCTCGGCGACGACCTGATCGACCCGCGTGATCCGCTGCTCGCCCGCATGGTCGAGGTCCAGGAGCGGCACGGCGGCAGCGTCATCGCCCTCATGGAGGTGGCCCCGGAGCAGATCCACCTCTACGGCTGCGCGGCGGTGAAGCCGACCGACGACAGCGACGTCGTCGAGATCACCGGTCTGGTCGAGAAGCCCGACGCCGCGGACGCCCCCAGCAACTACGCCATCATCGGCCGGTACGTCCTTGACCCGCACGTCTTCGACATACTGCGCAAGACCGAGCCGGGCCGCGGCGGCGAGATCCAGCTCACCGACGCACTCCAGCAGCTCGCGGCGCAGTATCAATCAGCGGCTGACGCCGCGGGGAAGGTCGGCGGTCCCGTGCACGGCGTCGTCTTCAAGGGCCGGCGCTATGACACTGGTGACCGGGGCGACTATCTGCGTGCCATTGTCAGACTCGCGTGCGAACGTGAAGACCTGGGCCCGGACTTCCAGGCCTGGCTTCGCAGTTACGTGTCCGAGGAGATGTAG
- the glp gene encoding gephyrin-like molybdotransferase Glp has product MSSSATTEVTGQEHVWSVSEHLDDILGSVRPLEPIELQLLDAQGCVLVEDVTVPVSLPPFDNSSMDGYAVRVADIAGASEEFPAVLTVIGDVAAGQGEQPDVGAGQAARIMTGAPLPPGAEAVVPVEWTDGGLGEGPVSGMRAHSAAPDGASGEVRVHRPAEARAHVRARGSDVQAGDRALTAGTVLGAPQIALLAAIGRGTVKVRPRPRVVVMSTGSELIQPGEELAKGQIYDSNSFALTAAARDAGAIAYRVGAVADDAETLRSTIEDQLIRADLIVTTGGVSVGAYDVVKEALSSVGADEDGVGTGSGVEFRKLAMQPGKPQGFGSIGPDHTPLLALPGNPVSSYVSFEIFVRPAVRALMGLPDVHRPTARAELIADKALTSPAGKRQFLRGQYDADAGDVRPVGGAGSHLVAALAHANALIVVPEDTTSVEPGADVEVVLLG; this is encoded by the coding sequence TTGAGCAGCAGCGCGACGACCGAAGTCACCGGCCAGGAACACGTCTGGTCGGTGAGCGAGCACCTGGACGACATCCTCGGATCCGTCCGCCCCTTGGAGCCCATCGAGCTCCAACTCCTCGACGCCCAGGGCTGCGTCCTCGTCGAGGACGTCACGGTGCCCGTCTCGCTGCCGCCCTTCGACAACAGCTCCATGGACGGATACGCGGTCCGGGTCGCAGACATCGCGGGCGCCAGCGAGGAGTTCCCCGCCGTCCTGACGGTCATCGGCGACGTGGCCGCGGGCCAGGGCGAGCAGCCGGACGTCGGCGCGGGCCAGGCCGCCCGCATCATGACCGGCGCCCCGCTGCCGCCCGGCGCCGAGGCCGTCGTCCCCGTGGAGTGGACCGACGGAGGCCTCGGCGAAGGCCCCGTCTCCGGAATGCGCGCCCACAGCGCCGCCCCCGACGGAGCCTCCGGCGAGGTCCGCGTACACCGCCCCGCCGAAGCACGCGCGCACGTGCGGGCGCGTGGCAGCGACGTACAGGCCGGCGACCGCGCGCTGACCGCGGGCACGGTCCTCGGCGCCCCGCAGATCGCCCTGCTCGCCGCGATCGGCCGCGGCACGGTGAAGGTGCGCCCTCGCCCCCGCGTGGTCGTCATGTCCACCGGCAGCGAACTGATCCAGCCCGGCGAGGAGTTGGCCAAGGGCCAGATCTACGACTCCAACAGCTTCGCGCTGACCGCGGCGGCCCGGGACGCCGGAGCGATCGCCTACCGCGTGGGCGCGGTCGCCGACGACGCCGAGACGCTGCGCTCCACCATCGAGGACCAGCTGATCCGGGCCGACCTCATCGTCACCACGGGCGGCGTCAGCGTCGGGGCGTACGACGTCGTGAAGGAAGCCCTCTCCTCCGTGGGAGCCGACGAGGACGGCGTCGGGACGGGCAGCGGCGTCGAGTTCCGCAAGCTCGCCATGCAGCCGGGCAAGCCACAGGGCTTCGGCTCCATCGGCCCCGACCACACCCCGCTGCTCGCCCTGCCGGGCAACCCCGTGTCGTCGTACGTCTCCTTCGAGATCTTCGTACGTCCCGCGGTGCGCGCTCTGATGGGTCTACCGGACGTCCACCGGCCCACGGCGCGCGCGGAGCTCATCGCCGACAAGGCGCTGACCTCTCCCGCGGGGAAGCGGCAGTTCCTGCGCGGACAGTACGACGCCGACGCGGGCGACGTGCGGCCCGTGGGCGGCGCGGGCTCCC